A genomic window from Nocardioides sp. BP30 includes:
- a CDS encoding CDP-glycerol glycerophosphotransferase family protein codes for MPRPSVLSYFSDDPTRVYQLLQWLPVLEMLDESHPVAIVLRDLETAVVVRERTGLPVYVAEELNELSELYAELDAKVVLYCNNGVRNFNSLINNRMLHVHINHGESDKHSMVSNNAKAYDRVFVAGEAAVQRHRGALMELDESKLIRIGRPQLDLRPEPILPASDRRTVLYAPTWEGDADYNCYTSVDVFGPRIVRALLAVPGVRVVYKPHPKVTTSEAPAIAEGHRAILDVLAWGATRDPAAGHVAIPDGDILAVFAHCDAMVTDVSSVGLDWLYLRTDKPILITDRWEDRERLRTEAPVSRVADVVDSSNLAGLAELVGARLAHDEHQLARTAMRHHYFDDLAVGDSTRRFVGAVTELVELRDRLLGAPGAVAVTA; via the coding sequence ATGCCGCGCCCCTCCGTGCTGAGCTACTTCTCCGACGACCCGACCCGGGTCTACCAGCTGCTGCAGTGGCTGCCGGTCCTGGAGATGCTCGACGAGAGCCATCCGGTGGCGATCGTGCTGCGGGATCTGGAGACGGCGGTCGTCGTGCGCGAGCGCACCGGGCTGCCCGTGTACGTCGCCGAGGAGCTCAACGAGCTGAGCGAGCTGTACGCCGAGCTCGACGCCAAGGTGGTCCTCTACTGCAACAACGGCGTGCGCAACTTCAACTCGCTGATCAACAACCGCATGCTGCACGTGCACATCAATCACGGCGAGAGCGACAAGCACTCGATGGTGAGCAACAACGCCAAGGCCTACGACCGTGTCTTCGTCGCCGGCGAGGCGGCGGTGCAGCGGCACCGGGGAGCCCTGATGGAGCTCGACGAGTCGAAGCTGATCCGGATCGGGCGACCGCAGCTGGACCTGCGGCCCGAGCCGATCCTGCCGGCCAGTGACCGCAGGACGGTGCTCTACGCGCCGACGTGGGAGGGCGACGCCGACTACAACTGCTACACCTCGGTCGACGTGTTCGGTCCCCGGATCGTCCGGGCGCTGCTTGCGGTGCCGGGCGTGCGGGTCGTCTACAAGCCGCACCCCAAGGTCACCACCAGCGAGGCACCGGCCATCGCCGAGGGGCACCGCGCGATCCTCGACGTCCTGGCGTGGGGTGCCACCCGCGACCCGGCGGCCGGCCACGTGGCCATCCCCGACGGCGACATCCTCGCGGTCTTCGCGCACTGCGATGCGATGGTCACCGACGTCTCCTCCGTCGGGCTGGACTGGCTCTACCTCCGCACCGACAAGCCGATCCTGATCACCGACCGGTGGGAGGACCGGGAGCGGCTGCGGACCGAGGCGCCGGTGAGCCGGGTGGCCGACGTCGTCGACTCCTCGAACCTCGCCGGCCTGGCCGAGCTGGTCGGCGCCCGGCTGGCGCACGACGAGCACCAGCTCGCCCGGACCGCGATGCGGCACCACTACTTCGACGACCTCGCCGTCGGTGACAGCACCCGCCGTTTCGTGGGAGCCGTCACCGAGCTGGTCGAGCTGCGCGACCGGCTGCTGGGGGCGCCGGGTGCGGTGGCGGTGACGGCCTGA
- a CDS encoding zinc ribbon domain-containing protein: protein MDQHFCTACGHRLGPGDNFCTGCGTPASTAAADESPERTAVRPSMLDQLMAQPADDTAVRRPLPPAGRPPRRRSRGRFWGWVAVAAVLVAAVSYGLGTLAAGRDGDDRRSTTGTGAGTGTATGAATDAPGTSASADPSSGASIDPQALAQARALRALLGRSAADKQKIAVAAGELETCRHLHQAVQTFEEAASSRDRLVTQVADLRVGLLPGGGAAVASFTDALRAAADADRAYVRWGEARHKGRHHTCRGGGSLRSAAVRSSSASHAPKQQTAQAWNVIAAQFGLARISWTSL from the coding sequence GTGGACCAGCACTTCTGCACCGCCTGCGGCCACCGGCTCGGCCCGGGCGACAACTTCTGCACCGGGTGCGGCACCCCGGCGAGCACCGCGGCAGCGGACGAGTCGCCCGAGCGCACCGCCGTACGACCCTCGATGCTGGACCAGCTGATGGCGCAACCGGCCGACGACACCGCCGTACGCCGCCCCCTGCCGCCGGCCGGCCGGCCGCCCAGGCGCCGCTCGCGGGGACGCTTCTGGGGCTGGGTGGCAGTGGCAGCGGTCCTCGTCGCGGCGGTGTCCTACGGCCTCGGCACGCTCGCCGCCGGTCGTGACGGGGACGACCGACGCAGCACCACAGGGACCGGCGCAGGGACCGGCACCGCGACCGGCGCCGCCACCGACGCCCCGGGAACGAGCGCGAGCGCCGATCCGTCGTCGGGAGCCTCGATCGACCCGCAGGCCCTCGCGCAGGCGAGGGCGCTGCGCGCCCTGCTCGGCCGCTCCGCTGCGGACAAGCAGAAGATCGCCGTCGCCGCCGGCGAGCTCGAGACCTGCCGCCACCTCCACCAGGCCGTGCAGACCTTCGAGGAGGCGGCGAGCTCGCGCGATCGGCTGGTCACCCAGGTCGCCGACCTGCGGGTCGGCCTGCTCCCGGGCGGCGGTGCGGCCGTCGCCAGCTTCACCGACGCCCTGCGCGCCGCCGCCGACGCCGACCGTGCCTACGTCAGGTGGGGTGAAGCCCGGCACAAGGGGCGCCACCACACCTGCCGCGGCGGCGGCTCGCTGCGCAGCGCAGCCGTCCGGTCGAGCTCCGCCTCGCACGCACCCAAGCAGCAGACCGCTCAGGCGTGGAACGTGATCGCCGCCCAGTTCGGGCTGGCGAGGATCAGCTGGACCAGCCTCTGA
- a CDS encoding isochorismatase family protein: MPLTTIDPKAALVVVDLQQAIVGIGVPGTAEVLDRSARLATAFRAAGHTVVLVNVDASPAGRSDANPAGGGMRMTQDQLAFAPELDRQDSDLVVTKHTRGAFHATALERNLAERGVTQVFVTGIATGSGVEETAREAYARGLNVVVVTDAVADRDRDVHDFVLTRVLPRFTETTTTDEVLAALG, translated from the coding sequence ATGCCCCTGACCACGATCGATCCCAAGGCCGCGCTGGTCGTCGTCGACCTGCAACAGGCCATCGTCGGCATCGGCGTACCGGGGACGGCCGAGGTCCTCGACCGCTCGGCCCGGCTGGCCACGGCGTTCCGGGCGGCCGGTCATACGGTCGTCCTGGTCAACGTGGATGCCTCGCCCGCCGGCCGAAGCGACGCCAACCCGGCCGGCGGCGGCATGCGGATGACCCAGGACCAGCTGGCGTTCGCCCCGGAGCTCGACCGTCAGGACTCCGATCTCGTCGTCACCAAGCACACCCGCGGCGCCTTCCACGCAACGGCGCTGGAGCGGAACCTCGCCGAGCGCGGCGTCACCCAGGTGTTCGTGACCGGCATCGCGACCGGCTCCGGCGTCGAGGAGACCGCTCGGGAGGCCTACGCCCGCGGCCTGAACGTGGTGGTGGTGACCGACGCCGTCGCCGACCGGGACCGCGACGTGCACGACTTCGTGCTGACCCGGGTGCTGCCGCGGTTCACCGAGACGACGACGACCGATGAGGTGCTGGCAGCGCTGGGGTAG
- a CDS encoding EAL domain-containing protein → MDPELTAAGLPMVAVPRPRAGDQVRLGVDVIRWLLANGGVATAYQPIIDVRRDRVIGWEALLRAQHPEIGAISPVALVEAATEHGLIDALTRRIVEDAWHTMALARDIVAEPLTIHLNLEPAQLGPNQPLLQWIADIAWPEDVRVIAEITERGADRWLPVHELGANTLVSGGLALAIDDCGAGSSRLGFLNSRHWDMVKLDRSLIAESGERAQLVLKHLIEMLAALGTVSLAEGIETIEQYRTARGLGVDEAQGYLLGMPVPGAVMLATLAKNGLALDLDV, encoded by the coding sequence GTGGATCCTGAACTCACGGCGGCCGGCCTGCCCATGGTCGCCGTGCCCCGTCCCCGGGCGGGGGATCAGGTGAGACTCGGCGTGGACGTGATCCGCTGGCTGCTGGCCAACGGCGGTGTCGCGACGGCCTACCAGCCGATCATCGACGTACGCCGCGATCGCGTCATCGGCTGGGAGGCCCTGCTGCGTGCCCAGCACCCCGAGATCGGCGCGATCTCGCCGGTCGCGCTGGTCGAAGCGGCCACCGAGCACGGGCTGATCGACGCGCTGACCCGGCGGATCGTCGAGGACGCCTGGCACACGATGGCGCTCGCCCGCGACATCGTCGCCGAGCCGCTCACCATCCACCTCAACCTCGAGCCGGCCCAGCTCGGTCCGAACCAGCCGCTGTTGCAGTGGATCGCCGACATCGCCTGGCCCGAGGACGTGCGCGTGATCGCCGAGATCACCGAGCGCGGGGCCGACCGCTGGCTCCCGGTGCACGAGCTCGGTGCCAACACGCTGGTCTCCGGTGGCCTGGCGCTGGCCATCGACGACTGCGGTGCCGGCTCCTCGAGGCTGGGCTTCCTCAACAGCCGGCACTGGGACATGGTCAAGCTCGACCGCAGCCTGATCGCGGAGTCCGGCGAGCGGGCCCAGCTGGTCCTCAAGCACCTGATCGAGATGCTGGCGGCCCTCGGCACGGTGAGCCTGGCCGAGGGCATCGAGACCATCGAGCAGTACCGCACCGCCCGCGGGCTGGGCGTCGACGAGGCCCAGGGCTACCTCCTCGGCATGCCCGTTCCGGGCGCGGTGATGCTCGCCACGCTGGCCAAGAACGGTCTGGCTCTCGACCTCGACGTCTGA